The Ornithinimicrobium faecis region TGACGACGCCGTCTGGTTCACCCTCAACCAGGCGCACGCCGTCGGCTGCCTGCGGGCTGATCACGAGCAGGTCGAGATTCTGCCGCTGCCCACTCAGGGGGCTGGCCCGGTCGGGATCACTGCCGCGCCGGATGGCGCCGGATGGTTTGTGCAGATCGGTGCCGGGCTGATCGGTCGGGTCGACGCCGCGGGGACGCTGGTCGAGCACGCCCTGCCGGATCGGCAGAGCAAGCCCCATGCCATCGCCGCAGACCCGGCAGGCGGCTGCTGGTTCACGTTGTGGGGTTCCAACCAGGTGGGTCACATCGGTGACGACGGCGCGATCACCCTGGCCGAACTGCCGACGCCGGACAGCCAGCCGCACGGGCTCGCCGTCGCCCCGGACTGGACGGTGTGGGTCGCCCTGGAGCCCGGCCGCCTGGCAGAGGTGAGCGCCCAGCGCTGACGGCTCCTCCTGTCGGTGCTGAGCGGGGGAGCTATCCCGCGTCGTTCCAGGCCTGCGCGATGGCGCCCAGGTCGGGGATCTCATAGAGCGAGCGCAGGTCGTCCTCCGCGAGACTGCGGGCGGTCGTGAAGGTGACGCTGTCCCGGTGGTCGGCTCCGGCGACCTTCAGCCGTATGCCGTCAGGCAGGATCTCCTTCACCTGCGGCAGTGCGTCGACCAGTGGGCGAGTGAAGTCAACCTGCACGTCCAGGTTGCCCCCCTCCTGGCGGGAGTCGGCGACCCACAACCGGTTGACGGTGCGCAGGGCGGCCAGCTCCTCGAAGACCGACAGACGCTCGCCCGCGGAGCCGCTGGGGTGCTCGTAGAAGAAGGACAGTTGGTCTGCGTCCGGGACGAGGCGGTCATACCTGATGCGCAGGGCCAACCCGTCCTGGAACTCGGGGTGCTCCATCGCCGCGTCGTAGATGCCGCGGACCGCCTCCAGGTCACGGGTGGACAGCGTGACCCGATCCTGCTCGACCAGGATGTTCTCCACACCCGGCAGGGACCGCAGCGCGTCACCCAGGGGTGCGAGGGCGTCGAGTCGCTCGGACTGTTGGGAGTCCAGGCTGCCCTGCATCACCTGCACGGTCAGGTCCGGCCCCGCCGCGGCCTCCGCGACCGCCTGGAGGTCGGTGAGCTCGGTGGTGGGTTGCACGGCGATCCGCAGGTCGCCGTCGGTCAGGTCGAAGACCTTCACGGGGTGGTCCTCGCCCACTGCGGCGAGCACGTCCGGCAGGGTCTGCGGCAGGGTGGCCCAGGCGTGGTCCACCGAGCCGGAGGGGGTGCTGATGTCGGCCACCACCCGCAGCTCGCCCTCCTCCTCGCCCCACAGCGACCGGACCGTCTCGGTGTCCTGCATCAGCTGACTCAGCTCGCCGCGATAGGTCGTCTCATACGAACGTAACCAGTTGGGGCACCGCCACGTGCCCTGCAGTGCCAGCCCCTCGGCATACAGCTTGGTGCGCAGGTGCGTCTTGGGCTCCTGCTGACTGTCGGAACCATAGAGGCACAGGCCGTTGGCCTGCACACCCACCGCGTCATAGTCCGCATCAGCGTCCGGCTCCCAGGTGGTGACCTCCTCCACGATCGCAGCGAGGGTGTCCGGCGGGGTGTCGTCGGCCAGGATCAGCGAGCCGCCCATGTCGCCGCTGACCCACGGCAGCTCGTCCGAGGCGGTGGTGACCACCTCGAGGACCTGATCCGGATAGGCCGAGGAGAAGTGCTCGGTGAACTCCTCGGCCGCCGAGGCGCCCGGGGAGATCGACCCACAGGCCGAGGTGGCGAGCACGACGGAGAGCGCCGTGAGAGCCATGAGGGGGCGCGTGGTCTGCATCGTGGCGAGTCCCATCAGGGTGCGGCGTTCCAGTCGCTGGCGAGCTGGTCGAGGTCCGGGGTGGTGAAGCGCGAGGTGAGGTCGTCCGGGGCGAGGGTGCGGGCCGCGGTGAACTCGACGCTGGCCAACGCGTCGCTGCCGGAGACCTCGACGGGCAGCCCATCGGGCAGGGCCGGCTTCAGGTGGGCGAAGCCGTCAGCCAGGGGGACAGTCAGGTTCACCGATGCGCTCGGCGCGGGGGTGTTGCTGAGACTCACGAACGAGACGGTGTCGTGTGCCGTCAGGGCGAGGAAGGCATCCAGGGCCTCCTCGGTGCCGCCCTGCGCCCAGAAATAGCGGTGCCGGGCCCACTCGTCCTCCGGGTCCTGCGCATCGAGCGTGATCTCGACCCTGGCTGCACCGAGGTCCGGATGGGTGGTCGCCGCCTCGTGGGCTGCCCGGATCGCCGCGCTGTCCTCGACCCCGATCACGAGCTGACCGGGCAGCGGCACCTCAGCTGCGGTCACGCCGGGGACGGCGCGCACCTGATCCACGACGGCGGCGAGCTCCTCGATCTGTGCGGCCTTGTCCGCGTCGAGGCTGCCCTGCATGACCTCCACGATCAGGTCGGCCCCGGCGACGCCGTCGGCCAGCTCCTGCAGCTCATCGATCCGTGTCGTGGCCGTCACCGCGACCCGCAGGCCGGCGTCGGTCAGCTCGAAGGTCCGGAGCGGGTGCTCCTGGCGGACGGCGGTGAGCACCTCGTGCGCGGTCTGGGGGATCTGCGTCCAGACGTGGTCCACGGCACCGTGCGGAGTGTTGACCGCTGCCACCACCCGCAGCTCGCCGTCGGCCTCGGTCCAGAGGCTGCGGACGGTCTCGGTGTCCTGCATCAGCTCGGCCAGTGTGCCGGTGTATTGCGTCGTCCCGCTCAGCCACGTCGGGCAGGGCCACGTGCCCTGCAGGGCCAGCCCCTCGGCATACAGCCGGTCGCGCAGCAGGTGCTTGTGCTCCAGCTGGGGATCGGAGCTGGACAGGCAGAGGCCGTTGGCCAGGACGCCGACGCCGTCATAACTGGAGTTCTCCTCTGGCGCCCAGGCGGTGACGTCGTCCAGGATCGTGGCCAGCTGCTCCGGGCTGGTGTCGTCGGCCAGGACCAGTGACCCGGACATGTCGCCGCGGGCCCAGGGCCACTTGCCCGACGCTGTGGTGACCGCCTCGAGGACCTCGTCGGGGTAGGTCGAGGTGAAGTGCGACTCGAACTCCTCGGCCGCGGACTGTGCTGGTGAGATCGACCCACAGGCGGAGGTCAGCAGCACGGTGGCGGCCGTGGTGGCGGCGATCGTGGTGAGGCGAAAGCGCATGGTCGTGATCCTCCGGTGCGGTGGCAGCTCTGCGGCTACGACGCCAGGATCTCCCACTTCGTTCCGGAAACGAGGAAGGCACTCTGTGCGAGAAGGCTCAGGCACGACGAAGGCGCCGGCACCCTGGTGGGTGACGGCGCCTCTCGGCGACCCCGACGGGACTCGAACCCGCGACCTCCGCCGTGACAGGGCGGCGCGCTAACCAACTGCGCTACGGGGCCTGGTGTCAGGCCGTTGTGCAGCAACCCGTGAAGGCTACCTGTTCCTGCTCGGTCCGAAGACCAGTGGTGTCAAACCACGCATCCCCAACGGGATTCGAACCCGTGTTGCCGCCGTGAAAGGGCGGAGTCCTAGGCCGCTAGACGATGGGGACCCGTCCTGCCGCCCCCTCGCCGCCAAGCGCAGCTCGGATCCGTCGAGGACAGTGACAGAGCATACGTGACGGATCCGGCTGCTGCCAAAACGGGTCCCGTGAGCCCAGTTCAGGAGGGTGTGGCCCAGTCGAGGAGTTGGTCCAGGGGCCAGGAGTTGACGACCCGCTCGACCGGCACACGCAGGCGCTCGGCGCGCTCGCAACCGTAGGCCTGGAAGTCGAGTTGGCCCGGGGCGTGGGCGTCGGTGTTGATCGCAAACAGGCACCCTGACTCGATCGCGAGGGTGAGCAGATCGTCCGGTGGGTCGCTGCGCTCGGGTCGGCTGTTGATCTCCACGGCCGTGTTGCTCTCGACGCAGGCGGCGAAGACCGCGCTCGCGTCGAAGGTGCTCTGCGCCCGCTTGCCGCGATCGCCGGTCACCAACCGACCCGTGCAGTGTCCGAGGACGTTGGTCCGCGGGTTGCGCACTGCCGCGACCATCCGGCGGGTCATCGCCGCGGACTCCATCTTGAGCTTGGAGTGCACCGAGGCGACCCGCACGTCGAGCCGGTCGAGGAGCTCGTCGGTCTGGTCCAGGGACCCGTCGTCGAGGATGTCGACCTCGATCGCCTTGAGCAGCCGGAAGTCCTCTCCGACAGCGGCATTGATCGCGTCGACGACCTTCAGCTGCTGGGTCAGTCGCGCGGCGGTGAGGCCGTTGGCGACGGTGAGCCGCGGCGAGTGGTCGGTCAGCGCCAGATAGTCGTGCCCGAGCTCCATCGCGCTCGCCACCATCTCCTGGATCGGGGACCCGCCGTCGGACCAGTCGGAGTGGCTGTGCAGGTCGCCGCGGAGCTGGTCACGCACCCGCTCGCCGCCCTCGACGAGCGGGCCGCCGACCGTCGACTCGAGCTCGGTCAGCTTGTCCGGGTCGCGTCCGGCCGCGGCCTGCTCGATGACGGCAGCGGTGGACGGCCCGATGCCTTCCAGTTGCTTCAGCGTGCCCTTGCGCACCCGCTCGCGGACCTCAGCCTCCGGGATCGCGAGCAGCGTGTCCGCGGCCTGGCGATAGGCCTTCACCCGGTAGGTCGAGGCGCGGCTGCGCTCCAGCAGGAAGGCGATCCGTCGCAGGGCATCCACCGGCTCGATGGTCATAGGGACGACGGTAGTTCACCCCGCGCCAGTTCGCCCCGAGCCAGTTCGCCCTGAGCCAGTTCACCACGGGCCGAACGGTGAGGAACGGGATGAGGTGCGCCTCGGCATACGCTGGGGTGATGACGCAACCAGAGCTCCGGGTCGCCTCGTTCGCCGACCTCACCACCGACCAGCTGTATGCCGTGTTGCGGCTGCGCGTCGACGTCTTCGTGGTCGAGCAGGAGTGTGCCTATCCCGAGCTGGACGGGCGTGACGACGAGCCGACCACCGAGCACCTGTGGGTGGACGTGGGCGGGGAGATGGCGGCCTATGTGCGGGTGCTGGACGACGGCGACGTCGCACGCATCGGCCGGGTCGTGACGGCGCAGGGTCACCGTGGACACGGCTACGCGGCGCAGCTGATGGGGCTGGCGCTGGAGCGAATTGGCAACCGGCGCACCGAGATCGGCGCCCAGGTCCAGCTGGAGCAGTGGTATGGACGGTTCGGCTTCAAGCGCTCCGGCCCCGACTATGACGAGGACGGGATCATGCACCTGACGATGATCCGGGAGGCCTGAGCAGTCAGTCAGCGCGGCGCAGGAAGATGTCGCCGACAGAGGTGCGCACGTCGATGAGGCGGCTCTGGGTCTCGTCCGAGCCGAGGTCGTTGCGGACCGTGCCGAGCGAGGTGGTCGTCGAGACGCGGTAGGCCGTGCCGTCGTCCGGCACCTCCACGACGACGTCGCCGGTGTCGGAACTGGCCGTCACCTCCTGGGGTGCGCCGGTCGCGGCGATCCTGACGTCGCCCACGTCGCTGTGGACCGACACTCGCTCCCCCGTGAAGTCGACGGCTGCCACGCCGCCGACATCGGTGGTGACGTCGAGCTCGCCGGCCAGGCCGGCCACCTCGATGGTGCCGACATTGTTGTCGATCGCCACCGCCGTGTCGGTGGGGACGACCACCTCCCAGCGGACCGAGCAGTTGTCGAGCCACATCGTCAGGCACGTGGCGGACAGGGCAGCTGTGTCGCCGGAGACCGAGATGGTGACGTCGGGATTGGAGAAACCGTAGGCGGCCGTGGCGACGACCCGGGGCTGCTCACCCGCAGCGCCCGCCACCACCTCGATGTCGCCGACGTCGCCGTCGAGGGACAGGCTGGTGAGCCCGGCCGGCAGGTCGTCGGTGGTCGTCTCGGTGCGACCGAGGATCCGTCCCACGGCGGGGATCGCCAGCCCGATGACGATGACGAGGGCCAGGATCCCGCCGACGATGCGGAAGGTGCGTTTGGCCGAGCTGGTCATGGTTGCTCCTGAGGGTTTCCGTGCTCCAGCCAGCGCAGGACGGCCAGCACCCTGCGGTGGTCCTGGTCAGTCGGCGGCAGGTCGAGCTTGGTGAAGATGGAGGACACGTTCTTCTCGACCGCACCCTCTCCGATGAACAGTCCCCGGGCGATCGCCGCATTGGTGCGGCCCTCGGCCATCAACCCGAGCACCTCCCGCTCGCGCGGGGTCAGCCGCCCCAGGGGGTCCGCGTTGCGCGCCCTGGACAGCAGCTGCATGACCACCTCGGGGTCGAGCACGGTCCCGCCGGCGGAGACGTCGCGCAGCGCCGCGATGAAGTCGGCCGTGTCGGCGACCCGGTCCTTGAGGAGATAGCCGACGCCCCGCGCGTGGCTCGCCACCAACTCGGTGGCGTATTGCTCCTCGACGTATTGGCTCAGCACCAGCACGGCCGTGTCGGGATGACGCTCGCGAACCGTCAGCGCGGCGACGATGCCCTCGGAGGTGAACGTGGGCGGCATCCGGACATCGACCACGACCAGCCCCGGCCGGTGTCGATCGACGGCCTCGAGGAAGGTCGCGGCGTCGGGGCAGGCCTCGACCACCTCGAACCCACCCTCCCGGATCAGTCGCACGAGGCCCTCGCGCAGCAGGGCCGAGTCCTCGGCGAGCACGACCTGCACGGGCGTTGTCATCGCATCTCCTCAGGGGTGGGTTGTTCAGTGGTGGTGGGTTGCCCAGTGGTCGTGGGTTGCCCAGTGGTGGTGGGTCGCTCAGTGGAGGTGGGTTGCTCAGGGGTGGTGGCGGGTCGGGCGGGCAGGTGGATCAGCACGGCGGTCGGGCCGCCAGTGGGCGAGCGGACCGCGATCGTGCCGTCCACCGAGGACACGCGCTGTCGCAGGCCGACCAGGCCGGTGCCGCCGCGTGGGTCGGC contains the following coding sequences:
- a CDS encoding PHP domain-containing protein — its product is MTIEPVDALRRIAFLLERSRASTYRVKAYRQAADTLLAIPEAEVRERVRKGTLKQLEGIGPSTAAVIEQAAAGRDPDKLTELESTVGGPLVEGGERVRDQLRGDLHSHSDWSDGGSPIQEMVASAMELGHDYLALTDHSPRLTVANGLTAARLTQQLKVVDAINAAVGEDFRLLKAIEVDILDDGSLDQTDELLDRLDVRVASVHSKLKMESAAMTRRMVAAVRNPRTNVLGHCTGRLVTGDRGKRAQSTFDASAVFAACVESNTAVEINSRPERSDPPDDLLTLAIESGCLFAINTDAHAPGQLDFQAYGCERAERLRVPVERVVNSWPLDQLLDWATPS
- a CDS encoding GNAT family N-acetyltransferase codes for the protein MTQPELRVASFADLTTDQLYAVLRLRVDVFVVEQECAYPELDGRDDEPTTEHLWVDVGGEMAAYVRVLDDGDVARIGRVVTAQGHRGHGYAAQLMGLALERIGNRRTEIGAQVQLEQWYGRFGFKRSGPDYDEDGIMHLTMIREA
- a CDS encoding DUF4097 family beta strand repeat-containing protein, with the translated sequence MTSSAKRTFRIVGGILALVIVIGLAIPAVGRILGRTETTTDDLPAGLTSLSLDGDVGDIEVVAGAAGEQPRVVATAAYGFSNPDVTISVSGDTAALSATCLTMWLDNCSVRWEVVVPTDTAVAIDNNVGTIEVAGLAGELDVTTDVGGVAAVDFTGERVSVHSDVGDVRIAATGAPQEVTASSDTGDVVVEVPDDGTAYRVSTTTSLGTVRNDLGSDETQSRLIDVRTSVGDIFLRRAD
- a CDS encoding response regulator transcription factor → MTTPVQVVLAEDSALLREGLVRLIREGGFEVVEACPDAATFLEAVDRHRPGLVVVDVRMPPTFTSEGIVAALTVRERHPDTAVLVLSQYVEEQYATELVASHARGVGYLLKDRVADTADFIAALRDVSAGGTVLDPEVVMQLLSRARNADPLGRLTPREREVLGLMAEGRTNAAIARGLFIGEGAVEKNVSSIFTKLDLPPTDQDHRRVLAVLRWLEHGNPQEQP